In a genomic window of Candidatus Poribacteria bacterium:
- the ligA gene encoding NAD-dependent DNA ligase LigA has protein sequence MNEMERVKERIEELRELIRYHEYKYYVEDNPEITDYEFDQLMKELERLEAEHPELITPDSPTQRVGGQPAEGFPTVEHRVFMLSLDNTYSADELREFDERIKRLLPGERIEYVAELKIDGLGVALLYENGFLVRGATRGDGLHGEDVTGNLRTIKSIPLKLREDGLSVPVLEVRGEVYMPKSKLDEVNEERIKNGEPPFKNTRNAAAGSVRLLDPRITARRPLDIFIYTLSYVEGREFQTHLEAIKTLNRWGFRINPHTKLFDSIDDVIEYCREWERRRGELDYDIDGVVVKVNSLRQQRELGSTAKSPRWAVAYKFPASQAMTRIVEIKVQVGRTGVLTPVAVLEPVNLAGATITHATLHNEDEIRRKDIRIGDTVILERAGDVIPKVVAVVTEKRTGEERIFRMPERCPVCNGPVVRVEGEVAVRCTNIACPAQLKRRIQHFASRNAMDIEGLGKSLIDQLVEKGLVKDIADIYYLKREDLVELERMGEKSSENLLKAIEESKGRELSRLIFGLGIPFVGEKAAEILAQNYRSLDDLAKAKVEELVEIPEIGIKTAESIVQFFAQDSNQRVIEKLKAAGVKTSEERKAEEEEAILAGKSFVLTGALSSMTRSEAEEKIKRLGGRVTSSVSRKTDYVIVGDSPGSKYRRALELGISILSEEDFLRLIGEKGQS, from the coding sequence ATGAATGAAATGGAAAGGGTTAAGGAAAGAATAGAGGAACTGCGGGAGCTCATAAGATATCACGAGTATAAGTACTACGTGGAGGATAACCCCGAGATAACGGATTACGAGTTCGACCAACTGATGAAGGAGCTGGAGAGACTTGAGGCCGAACATCCGGAGCTCATAACCCCCGACTCGCCGACCCAACGGGTGGGTGGACAGCCCGCCGAAGGGTTCCCCACCGTCGAGCACAGGGTTTTCATGTTAAGCCTGGACAACACATACTCGGCCGATGAGCTTCGGGAGTTCGACGAGCGGATCAAGAGGTTATTGCCGGGCGAGAGGATCGAATATGTGGCAGAGCTCAAGATAGACGGGCTGGGCGTGGCGTTGCTCTACGAGAACGGATTTCTGGTCAGAGGGGCGACGCGCGGCGATGGCCTACACGGGGAGGATGTGACCGGCAACCTTAGGACCATAAAATCCATACCCCTCAAACTTCGCGAGGATGGCCTATCGGTCCCCGTCCTGGAAGTCCGGGGTGAGGTCTATATGCCCAAGAGCAAACTGGACGAGGTGAACGAGGAGAGGATCAAAAACGGGGAGCCGCCCTTCAAGAACACCAGGAACGCCGCGGCCGGATCGGTGAGACTACTTGACCCCAGGATCACCGCTCGGCGTCCCTTGGACATCTTCATCTACACGCTCAGCTATGTGGAGGGCAGGGAGTTTCAGACACATCTCGAGGCGATCAAAACCCTGAACAGGTGGGGATTCAGGATCAATCCGCACACCAAGCTCTTCGATTCGATAGATGACGTCATCGAATACTGTAGGGAGTGGGAGAGGAGACGCGGGGAGCTAGATTACGACATAGACGGCGTTGTGGTGAAGGTCAACTCGCTCAGACAACAGCGCGAGCTGGGATCGACCGCGAAGAGCCCCAGATGGGCCGTCGCATATAAATTCCCAGCCAGCCAGGCGATGACCAGAATAGTCGAGATCAAAGTTCAGGTGGGAAGAACCGGGGTGCTCACCCCCGTGGCCGTTCTGGAGCCGGTGAATCTCGCCGGCGCCACCATAACTCACGCGACTCTACATAACGAGGATGAGATCAGGCGAAAGGACATCAGAATAGGTGATACGGTCATACTGGAGAGAGCCGGCGACGTGATACCTAAGGTGGTGGCGGTTGTCACCGAAAAACGCACCGGTGAGGAGAGGATCTTCAGGATGCCCGAAAGATGTCCCGTCTGTAACGGACCGGTCGTCAGGGTGGAAGGAGAGGTAGCTGTCCGATGCACCAATATCGCCTGTCCCGCCCAGCTCAAACGGCGCATCCAGCATTTCGCCTCACGAAATGCCATGGATATAGAGGGGCTTGGAAAATCCCTCATCGATCAACTGGTCGAAAAGGGGCTCGTCAAAGACATAGCCGATATCTACTACCTGAAGAGGGAGGATCTGGTCGAGCTCGAACGGATGGGCGAAAAGTCATCCGAAAATCTCCTTAAGGCGATAGAGGAAAGCAAGGGGAGAGAGCTTTCGCGCCTGATATTCGGTCTCGGCATACCCTTCGTTGGCGAGAAAGCGGCCGAGATTCTGGCCCAGAATTACAGATCCCTGGATGATCTGGCCAAAGCGAAGGTCGAGGAGCTCGTGGAGATACCGGAGATAGGGATCAAGACCGCCGAGAGCATAGTCCAGTTCTTCGCCCAGGATAGCAACCAGAGGGTGATCGAAAAGCTCAAGGCGGCCGGGGTGAAAACATCAGAGGAGAGAAAGGCCGAGGAGGAAGAGGCGATCTTGGCTGGGAAGAGCTTCGTGCTGACCGGAGCGCTTTCAAGTATGACCCGCTCTGAGGCCGAGGAGAAGATCAAGCGGCTCGGCGGAAGGGTCACCTCATCCGTCAGTCGAAAGACTGACTACGTGATCGTGGGCGACTCCCCCGGATCGAAATACCGGCGGGCGTTGGAGCTCGGAATTTCCATCCTCTCAGAGGAGGACTTCCTCAGGCTCATCGGCGAAAAGGGTCAAAGCTGA
- a CDS encoding DUF1957 domain-containing protein, producing the protein MNHNFYGSFVLVLHSHIPYVLHHDPMEEEMILEATAETYIPLLNVLYRLVEEGISPKVTLTISPVLAEQFANPYFKTRFEEYCLMKADFARRDQREFEGKNEHMRYLARRWEEYYTERLRDFNERYGRDLIRALRGLQGDGHVELMTCGATHAYFPALSQDTSIQAQVKMAVRCHTHHFGEPPRGIWLPECGYRPACHWSPPLTSYSSLPPYPRKGIESFLSENDLEFFVVDYYQLMRAWPDDVWKTPLDTYYVSGPQIPKKPVTVFVRDFQLSFQVWSHDMGYPGDGVYLDFHKRHADGRLRYWKITYNKLDMAFKDLYYPEDAERKLMEHAGHYKWLITESLKANYYNTGQAKLVMTAFDTELFGHWWFEGVQWLYYVLKWVHADPEIRAVTCSEYMDENPAFNWVWLPESSWGKDFDNSTWMNKEVEWVWERIYHAEREIQYLAKAFSDRDDPTLGRILRQAIRELFILQASDWEFMITNWSTRNLAEKRVVERHEDFKRLARMAWDYGNGKGLSESDWRFLQECELRNEVFMDPEIKWFRELEYPPQL; encoded by the coding sequence ATGAACCATAACTTCTACGGTTCTTTCGTCCTGGTGCTCCACTCACATATCCCCTATGTCCTTCATCACGATCCTATGGAGGAGGAGATGATCCTCGAGGCGACGGCCGAGACGTATATCCCCCTCCTCAACGTTCTTTACAGGCTGGTTGAGGAGGGGATATCGCCGAAGGTCACCCTCACCATATCGCCCGTCCTGGCTGAGCAGTTCGCAAATCCCTACTTTAAGACGAGGTTCGAGGAGTACTGCCTTATGAAGGCCGATTTCGCCCGCAGGGATCAGAGGGAATTCGAGGGGAAAAACGAACACATGCGATATCTGGCTCGAAGGTGGGAGGAGTATTACACGGAGAGGTTACGGGATTTCAACGAGCGATATGGCAGGGATCTGATTCGGGCGCTCAGAGGGCTCCAGGGTGATGGACATGTGGAGCTGATGACGTGTGGCGCCACTCACGCCTATTTCCCCGCCCTATCTCAGGACACGAGCATACAGGCTCAGGTCAAGATGGCGGTCAGATGTCATACCCACCATTTCGGCGAGCCTCCCCGCGGCATATGGCTGCCGGAATGTGGTTACAGGCCAGCCTGTCATTGGAGTCCGCCTCTGACCTCCTATAGCTCCCTACCACCCTATCCCCGAAAGGGGATAGAGTCCTTTTTAAGCGAGAACGATCTGGAATTCTTCGTCGTGGATTACTATCAGCTTATGAGGGCATGGCCGGATGATGTGTGGAAGACACCGCTCGACACCTATTACGTCAGCGGGCCGCAGATACCCAAAAAGCCTGTGACCGTCTTCGTCCGCGATTTTCAGCTCTCCTTCCAGGTGTGGAGCCATGACATGGGATATCCCGGAGACGGGGTATACCTCGACTTCCACAAACGGCATGCCGACGGTAGGCTCAGATATTGGAAGATCACATACAATAAGCTCGACATGGCCTTCAAGGATCTCTACTATCCGGAGGATGCCGAGCGGAAGCTGATGGAACATGCCGGACATTACAAATGGTTGATAACCGAGAGCCTCAAGGCCAACTACTATAACACGGGCCAGGCCAAACTGGTGATGACGGCCTTCGATACGGAGCTGTTCGGTCACTGGTGGTTCGAGGGAGTTCAGTGGCTCTATTACGTCCTGAAATGGGTCCACGCCGATCCCGAGATAAGGGCGGTCACCTGTAGCGAATACATGGACGAAAACCCCGCTTTCAACTGGGTCTGGCTTCCCGAATCCTCGTGGGGAAAGGATTTCGACAACAGCACATGGATGAACAAGGAGGTCGAATGGGTCTGGGAGAGGATCTATCACGCCGAACGGGAGATACAATACCTTGCCAAGGCCTTTTCAGATAGGGATGACCCGACCCTTGGAAGGATCCTCCGGCAGGCGATCAGGGAACTCTTTATACTTCAGGCCTCAGATTGGGAGTTCATGATAACCAACTGGAGCACGAGGAATCTTGCCGAAAAGCGGGTGGTCGAAAGACATGAAGATTTCAAAAGACTCGCCAGGATGGCCTGGGATTACGGAAACGGGAAAGGCCTGAGCGAGTCGGATTGGAGGTTCCTCCAGGAGTGTGAGCTGAGGAACGAGGTGTTTATGGACCCCGAGATAAAGTGGTTCAGGGAGCTGGAATATCCGCCTCAGCTTTGA
- a CDS encoding site-specific DNA-methyltransferase: MKRGTRTSSFGSPGRINHDSTPFYTSKLYEGLPREQKVKYEENPLPQEVLNKIFRKSSEEMEELPDNSVHLMVTSPPYNVGKEYDRDFTLKEYLEFLKRVWREVYRVLVPGGRACINIANLGRKPYIPLHAFVIEDMLDIGFLMRGEVIWNKASSASSSTAWGSWCSAANPTLRDVHEYILIFSKGTFQRKNPSKKKDTISKEEFLEYTKSVWTFPAVSAKEIGHPAPFPVELPYRCIQLYTYEGDVVLDPFMGSGQTAIAAIKTGRYYVGYDIEEEYVKLAERRIREFLIEYKSPKLFEDGS; the protein is encoded by the coding sequence ATGAAAAGAGGGACAAGGACCAGCTCATTCGGCTCACCGGGTAGGATAAATCACGATTCCACACCGTTTTACACAAGTAAGTTATATGAGGGACTCCCCAGAGAACAAAAGGTTAAATATGAGGAAAATCCGCTCCCCCAGGAGGTCTTAAACAAAATCTTCCGTAAATCCTCCGAAGAAATGGAGGAGCTACCGGATAATAGTGTGCATTTGATGGTAACCTCACCACCCTATAATGTGGGGAAGGAATACGATAGGGATTTTACGCTTAAAGAATATCTGGAATTCTTAAAAAGGGTTTGGAGGGAAGTTTACAGGGTTCTCGTTCCTGGTGGAAGAGCATGTATAAACATCGCTAACCTCGGCAGAAAGCCATATATTCCTTTGCATGCCTTCGTTATAGAAGACATGCTCGACATCGGCTTCCTTATGAGAGGAGAGGTTATCTGGAACAAAGCATCTTCCGCGAGTTCATCTACCGCATGGGGAAGTTGGTGCTCCGCGGCAAATCCTACGCTCAGGGATGTTCACGAGTATATCCTGATCTTTTCTAAAGGCACTTTTCAGAGGAAAAACCCGAGCAAGAAAAAAGACACGATTTCAAAGGAGGAGTTCCTGGAGTACACGAAGAGTGTATGGACGTTTCCGGCTGTATCCGCAAAGGAAATAGGTCATCCCGCGCCCTTTCCCGTGGAGCTCCCCTACAGATGTATACAACTTTACACATACGAAGGCGATGTCGTGTTAGACCCATTTATGGGAAGCGGCCAAACGGCTATCGCCGCGATAAAAACGGGGAGATATTATGTGGGTTACGATATAGAGGAGGAATATGTGAAATTAGCGGAAAGGAGGATAAGGGAATTTCTAATAGAGTATAAATCGCCTAAGCTATTTGAGGATGGTTCATGA